The genomic DNA CATAACAAGCAGATTTGTTATTAGTATATAtgaattaaagaaatgttttttctgtACATTGGTCTAAACATGCTCTTTTGTCTATGTTTTCTTGGAGGACCTGAAACTGAAGCTGCTGCAtaaatttaatcaaaatgttgaggaGAAGTGAAGTCATAAGCagttgttgttcttcttctttgtctttcggctgttccctttcaggggtcgccacagcgaatcatctgcctccatctaaccctatcctctgcatcctttcACTCTTTCACATGAGAGGGACCTCAacgggtccctctcattcacacacacatgtattccgtgtTGCTGCGGCCaacctttattcctctgctttccagagcatacctccacctctacaaatttttctccaccttttttctgctctcgctacaaagcataatgtctgcaaacatcattgtccatggagactcctgtctaacctcatctgccATCTTGTCCATCATCATAGCAAACaggaaggggctcagagccgatccttgatgcaaacccacctccaccttgaactcttctgtcacacctacagcacatctcaccactgtcttacagctctcatacatgtcctttACCACTCTAACATACGTTTCTGCCACTCAATACTTCCcaatacaacaccacagctcctctcgtcaaatgctttctctaaatctacaaagacacaatgcaactctttattaccttctctgtacttctccatgagcatcctcaaagcaaatgcTGCATCCGTTGTACTCTTAGTGGTActcttaacctagcttccactactctttcccacagcgtTATTGTATAGCTTATTAgcttatgcctctgtaattgccacagctctgcacatctcccttgttcttaaaaatcggcaccaatacacttctccattcctctggaatcctctcactcttcaagatcttgttaaacaaactagtcagaaactttACGGCCACTTAAGTCTactgaagttatgagcagttatgtacCAGATTACACAAGCGATTTTATCTAGAAATTTTTTTGGATGCATATAGCAATTTTCCCTTGAGGTGCGCGTGGCTATGCGCGTCAATCAACATAGTCAATCAACGCAATAGGTCACCATGTATAGACAGAgtatacataaaatacaaacGACGACGATGCACCTACAAGCTGTCCAAATCCTCATGAAACACAAATTAATGTGCAATACAGCCTGGCTCTactccaagaaaaaaaagaaagtacacTGTGAAAACTAAACTTTTAAAGATGAAAGGactatgtttattcttcctgcgtTTATTAGGACTATGTTTAGGACTAAACATAGTTTAGGactatgtttattcttcctgcgtTTAAACCAGTTCGTCCATTAAGTTTAGAAACCAAAAAATCAGTAATGTGATGCGCCACTATAAGATAAAACACAGAacattagagcaaacatatccacagcagtcatagataagggcatgtaaaatatCTAAACTGAGAGCCAAGTataagtgaagttatgagcagttatgtcccagatttaataatttactttacaATAAGATAGCAATAAACTATTTCTGCAATGTAATCAGACACCAATATATATTCATTAGAAaatctaaactgaatatttttactgggattatcACTGCTAAATGGTCACATTTTAAGTGAAATTATAAGTGAAGATACACCGTATCTCGTTGTATTATtgagttaggcagagagttctgtcGTACAGAATGACAGGCAGACATAtgcgtgggcttcaacctggaataataatatcactgattacattaaagctcatcaGCTTATTCttagctttaacattttaactcttTCACCGTCGACGACGGGTACTTTAGctaattttaacaaaattaattgcccTAACTACAGCTTATATTATGCACATGGGTTTATTTAACCTAAGCAAAATCCAAACATAAGTGAGAATCCCACGTCACGTGACGTCACGCATGCACAGCTGGctggctagctagctagctagctcgcGCTTTTTGCAGAAAGCTCACtgaaataaacaataatctGCTCATATAATCATTTGTTCACTCAATGAACAAACCAACCCTTATgagaatgaataataataaaacaccagCTACTGTAAGCCGGTTAGTTAGCAAGCCCGCTAAATCTGACAATACTAAGTTATTAACGTTAGCAACTATTTAATAGCTTCACTTCGGTTAGaaatgatttctttctttcttgatttATTCTTTATCATCACGTAACTggttctataaataaataaatacagtaatacagttaATATTCTTACCGAGACTCCCGTCCCATACTGTCTGTAAACTGCTCAACTGTTTCACAAACGTTTTGTTTCTTCTATTCAAGCTTCCGGTTCCGTTCTTCCTtcttctgtgtttatttattggaTATAACAACCGCCTGAAGCTGGTGTACTGCCACCCCGAGGAACCAAACAATAACGAATTCAGTGTAATTCCATTCAATTAAttgagcttaaaaaaaaaaatccagtatttccAGAGTTTACTCCATTTCTTTATAACTCTTATTCATTCCAagagacttaaggcacaaggcaGAGTATGCCCTaaacagggtgtcaatccatcgcagggcgcgcacgcgcacacacacacgttcaaaACCCTaatggcaatttggaaacaccagttagcctattctgtgtctttggtctgtgggatggaaacccaacaagcatggggagaacaggcaaacagacccagaggcaggaattgaatcagtgcaaggcaacagtgctaaccactaagccatcttTATTATTGCTAGACTATTTCTTTTTAACAACTGGTTACTGGAGACTTTACTAAACCTTACCTAAAGATTAACTAAACATTTTGAGGCTGTGTATTCGAGTGTTGGAGTCACACACAGAGTTCCGTTGTTTTGATTGCAATTACATTTTTCATGGTGGCATTAATTTAATGGTACAAACCTTTCAACTGAAGGACAATCTGTACAATACACACATGACTGTTTACTGAAGTTTATTGTTTACACATCTTGTAATGAACAGTAATTTTGCAGTAACAGGTAGCAGAATTTGTTTTACGGAATAATTACataaaagaaagcagcataaataatattaatcaagttttttttaaaagaaacttaAACAAATTGTTCACATTACTAATAAGCCAGCAACACAATAAGGATCAAAACACAATGACACTTAACTGTTTATCTCACCAACACTGCTATTTTCTCCCCAATAACACTTAAGCAATTTAAGCCTAAGGGGAACTGTGTAGTGCGCGATGTGTAGGGATGATAAACAGGAACATACAAGAGCGAGTCtaaaattatccacactttGGCTGTAGAATtgatttaactattttttttgaaaagacaaataaatatattttttaacataatctccttgctctCCAATATTCTTTGTCCATTTTCCAACGAGCTTTCATAttccatgataaaaaaaaaatgcaatgctgTCTTCTCTTCTACTTAAAAAGTGAATCATTGTCTCacagggctgctttcaggggaccaaacagctgAAAGTTTGATGAAGCAAGATCAGAACTATAGTAAGGATGCCTTAACACCTGTAAACAAAAGTTTTTGCAGTATGTCGACAGTGTGAGCAGAAGTGTGTGGACGTGGACGATTTTTGCTTAGTTGGTGAACGAGGACATTTCCATTCCATGCCATTTACTCTAAAGCTTGTAGTGATAAATGTTCACCTCCTTCTTGATGGCTAACACTTATGTGACCTTTATTGAACttctctttacacacacatcttaacaaaatattttctctGTACTGCGAACAAAGTTTCCAGTAAGTAATAGTACCAGGCAAAtgctcagaccacaaaaaatatataatacagagAAATAGAAGAAACACTGCACCTCTTTTGGGCAAATCACAAATGGTTGACTAATTTTTGCTCGCACCACAGTTAAATTAACTGACTGAATGAACTGATGTCACACGTTTACACCTGCACAGTaatgactggggagacagtagcagAAGTAAAACGGAAAGTGCTGTTAAAACAGTgcggccaacagaagttttaacaTAACTGGAGCGTGGATAATATTTGACTAACCCCTGTAATATTACGCACACACAGTGCGGCGAGAACTATGACTCaaacacatgcgcacacaattTCTGTACAGTTTGCTGACTAGCTCTCATGCTAAATAGCTAGGCTGCTAATTTGTTAGCACTGACCAGTAGTGCTCTTCTACTAGCAGGAAAGATGGAGGGATAAAATTTTACCTGTTCCTTTGTAAACTGCTTCAACTGGCAATAGAGCAGCACTTAAAATGACTAGGAGACTTAACCAAGGGGAAACTAGTTGGAATACTGCAGCAAAGTGGAATAAACACACtgatgtgtgagtgtatgttctTTAAGTGAACTGTTAGGAGAAAGCAGTGATGATCTCATGACAGGTGATGAaggtgaaaaaataaacacagagatCGGAGAAAACGTCTCCCATCGTCCTGTAGGTTTCTGCTGAGCGATTGATCACTTCAGCTGGAATCCCTGAGAGAAGCAGCGCTGCAGACAGCACCGTCGTCTTCATCTTCCTCTCCACCTAGACATGGACACAAAAGGGGCACATTCAGCAGAGCGAGACATTTACACAGCAGGACAAGATTCCCTCTTGTAATGATAGAACACTAACTGTTCTTATAACACAATCATCTGTTTTATTATACACAGATACACTGTGTCACTGGCAGTGTGGGTTTCTGTGCCTGTCTGTAGTGTCCATCACTGTTTTCAATGTGTCTATCATTGTCCATCTGCCCATCATGGTCCGTTTGTCTCACCTTTGGGAAGTATTTGTACAACCCCATGTAGGCAAGCTCCAGTGTGAGAAAGGGTGCAAATATAGactatagggaaaaaaaaaggacaagcaCCAATTAGGTATATAATAAGGCATCGCACTTGTACCAAACAATCACAAAAGTGTCTAACAAAATGTCTCTGTAGCACTCTCACCAGGTAGTGGCAGacaaacacgcgcacacacacggctAACACCACACTGCCAAGCAGCCGGAAAAGCCGAAACGAGTCGAACTCTTCCACCTCTGCGCCGTTCTCCTGTGACGCCTTCTCGTTGGCCAGTTGACCACGCAGCTTCATCGCATCATCAAAGCGAGACAGGTAGGTGTTTAAACCCCTGCGAGGAGAACAAGAGCGCTCTTCACTCGACGTCTCCCCCCTTGGCCTGAGCCGAACTCCTCGCTCGGTTTCCTCCACATCCTCCTCCTTCCTCTCGTCTAAAATCGATCCCTCACTCCGAACCTCCGAGACATACGGAGACACTCTTTTAGTAGACAACGAGGAGGAGAAACACTCGTTCCTGTCCAAGTCTAGGTGGAACTGTGGTTCTTTAACACGATGGTGTTCTTtaaaagggaggaaaaaaaatctaaattaaacaGATTTACTTTTCTACCACCGTCACATTTTCAGTCATAATTTCTTCTGCAGTTAGAGTGAAATagaggaaacaaaaacaatcagTGAGCTCCGTCTATAATTAATGTATTTGCTATCATTTGGTTTTGTGTTTCACgcaaccttcccattttatcctggcttgggaccggcactggaTCCAGTGGCAGGAGTTTGGGGGTTGGATGGGAAAcaaacctgggccttccacAGGGATgatgagaaacctaccactgagccaccaatgcccattTGTAAAATctaattatcttttatttattctttattgttgttgaattaaaaaaacaattataacatGTGCATATAAAATTGTGATTCATCACATGTAGCCTATCTCAGAAATGCCTAGTTTAccattcaaaataataaaggtGAGCGGGTAaatggcaataaataaatatatatatatatatatattttttttttttaaagatcaataACATTCGCAGAGATCTGCCAACCCATAATATCAGTCATACAACAGAGGGCTGGCTTTCCTCAATAATACACGTGGCTTCCTGCTCttctcacattcacacacatgcttatTAACCTATTGCTGAATCAGGTGTGTCTGAGCAGTGACATCACCAGGAggaattcaattatttattccCTAAAGCACAAACACAGCAGGCCTGGTGCAGTAACAGCAGCCTAGACCCATTAAACCCTGGATTAAACCGCCGACAGAATGAGACACGAAAGTATAATGAACAAAGTATCATTTCTCACCGCTCTTTTCTCCGTCGTTTTTATTAAACCCCACAATTCTGTTCATTCTCTGCTCGGAATTCATTAAGAGTTTCCTGCGGCGGATTTCCGCTCGCCTCTGCGCCGCGCTCACTCCTCTCTCCTCCGCCGTCGATCTTTCATTCTCCATCTCTTCAACACACACcgatttcttatttattaaaatcttcTTTAACGAACCCCGTTTGCTACTGCGTTAATACAAATCAACGGCTGCGTCCCGAACGGCTTGTTGTTCCCTGCAGAGTGTCCCGCACAGAGTggtcagccatgttaagtgcgATTCCAAACTGCAGGGAGCGAAATTGTTCAGTTTACAGAAACGTGTAAACGACttagggaacaagtgaacaatAGGGCTTCACTTCCGCCGGAAGTggatatgacaaaaaaaaccatTAGTCATTGCGCCATGTTGGAGCgcgaaaaaaaaggatttacagtatataaccacaggttatatatatttatagatgatAAGACATTATTGTCGAGGATAACATAATATTAATTGACgcaataattttacatttaatttactgAATTAATCCTTACTATTACACAGGCTAGCGCTTATGTTACCCGGGTAACGCACGAAGGAAGTGACGTCTGCGCTGGTGCTCGGCTTTTTGTGTCGAACTTTAACTTTGTGacttaaacatataaatatatttgatgggtcatttaaataaatattacctTGTTACAAATTGTATTACTTTAAGTGTTTAAAAGGCACATTGACATCAGCAGCCCTTTCTGTACCGCTGCTCctgaaaccattgcacaaatTTTTTGGACCTGGGATTATACAGAAATATGTTTTTCAAATATTCTTGTTTTAATTCAAATTATGTttcctaatttttttccttttaaagacattattttatttattattctgtcTACAagaagttgatttttttttaaataaatataatatttatagtggatgttttttaatgactaaatctaaatttaaaaaacttatgTCTCTCTTTCTTGTATTAAAATTGACATTATACAAAAATGAGAAAGTATTATATTTtccaacaaataaaaatacagtgttatttatttagctaatcTTATgggttaaataataaaatgtatactgtattataaagggctataaaaaaaattgagattCGCAAAACCATCATCTGTAATGATGCTCGACATGAAGGACGGGTCATTCACAGCAGGCTGAGGACGAACTTGGCAGAAACACGGCACATGTTCAAATTAAATGTGAGGATTGCTCCAACACAAGTCGCCGAATGGTGTCAACATTTTTGGGGGGTTGAGTCTTCCTGATCTTTCGTCGTCTTCTAGTTCTGTTCTTCTGCTCTTGAAGTGTGCCACTCAAAACATCTTAAACAACTCATTGCAGCTTCGCTGTAAACTTGCCAAACTTAGTCAAACGTTTTTGTGGCAGATTTTCTCAGTTTCACACAGCATTTCACGATTACTATTTTACTTGCTGTCCATTATGAAATTgcatggtcagaatagcaccagttgcacaacTCCTGGTGTACACaggtcggtgctccctgtgactgtgcgtgCAGTCTTGTGCTGTCATCTGTTGGCGTGGTTCGAAACTTTTTAATACCACTGTCTTGTTTTCTTTACTGGTGATCGGCACCCACTCTGATGCATTACCCGTATTTTTGTTGAGGGAGTTCCTTGCAACATTCCTTGCACAGGGATCAGACATTAAGGAACACCTTTTGAAAGACACGCTTTAAAGTGCATTGTCCATTCAGCTTTCATATATAGGGTGCTTTAATGAGAGATTGACAGGGAGGGAGCATGTAAGTCATAGTCGTCATACAGTGTCACAGAGGGCTCCAGCCTATCCAAGGgtacttagggcacgaggtggggtacaccctggacaaggtgccaatctatcgcaaaGCACACACTTATATGCTGATTCAAACCCTACgcgcaatttgggaacgccaattagcctaatcttcataTCTGCATGTtaagcatttcattgcatatgctattgtgtatggttgtgtatgtaataaataacatttgaattttaattgaatttggaCTGTGAggggaaaccagagcacccgaAGTAAgtgcaaactacacacacacacacctgaggtgGGAGTGGACCCTGGACCCTGGAATTGCAAGGCAATGGTGCTAACTCTAAGCTACTGTGCCTCATCACATGCTACATATTTCCCAAAATAATTGTACTAACTACACATTTAAATTTCCTTCCACCTCCCAAAAACCACCCTGGAGGTAGAGTGGCCAGGATAAATGTGAATTAATGGATTTCTGTCTTCTATGTAGTGCACTGGTGCTATCTGAAACAGGTTCAGAATGCAAACGTTATGCGCACTACATATGAGGAATGATTAGTTAGAGTTAGAACACAGCCCATGCCGATGTGTCCAATCAGAACAGCGCTTTGCTCCGGCACGGTGACGTCACAGAAACACACGAAAAAATGGCGGCGGCTCTGAGCAGTGAGTTTAGCGACTTGGTGCAGATTAAAAAGCAGCTGATTTCTATGATATCGCAATGTAAGGAGCGCGGACTGGTGCACAGTGTGAAGTGGTGAGTTATTCTATATCACATATACAGAAACCGtatagtcagtgtgttatgTACTGATATGTTTGAGCTGTTAGCCGTGGGGCTAATGTCTGGATTCATGAGTTTCCTGAGAGTGGTTAATGaatgtatttataattattCACTCATTTTCACGTTACTTATTGTTCTATAACTAAGCAGTTGTGATAGAAACTTCTAGTAAATATTCAATCTGTCCCTGTGTCAGCGCTATAACATTTCAATCTAAAGCACAAAGCACTACGTTACACCGActaagcatatatatatacacacacatacatacataccactgaccagccataacattatgaccacctgcacAATATTAAGTAGATCCCCCCTTTTTGCCACCATAAGAGtggtgcactgtgtgttctgacagcTTTCCATCAGTGACAGCATGAACATTTTCACCTATTTGAGCTACAGTCCTCCGTATATTGGATTAATGTTTCCACATGCATTAATGAGTCTTCTCTGCCCACAACCCTGTCagcagttttccttccttggattactttCTGTAGGTCCTGAACACTGCAGGTCGGAAACATTCCACAAAAGCTGCAGTTTTTAAGTTTATCTGACCCAATTGATTACATACCACAATTTGGCTTTTGTCAAAATCAGTCAAATCCTTACACTTGCCTATTTTTCTAATTCCGACACATCgacttcaggaaaaaaggttTACTTCTTGCATAATATATACCTTCCAGGTATCTTTGTAAcgagataatcagtgttatacatttcacctgtcagtggtcataatgttatggacGATTGTTGTaccatttaaaaactaaatcttAAGACACCATACAGACACCATACAGACTAAACTTTAACATTAACTACAATGACTAAGCACTAAATGTTAAAACATGCTTTCCATGCTCCATCAAGGATTTTTTAGTCCAGTGAATAAAAATCTTACTATGGTTGAAAACATGGATTTTCCTTATAATGTAGCTGTTTACatattaaacagcaatgttCCTTTATggttatattgtatttattcatttatttgattgtttgtttttttcttgatcACACTTACAGTGTTCATGTGtaaataataaagcattttattatttacacagctctcttaaagaaagtgtgtttaattaattttcaaaaGTATGTACAGAATTATCTGCTACGAACAGAAACAGAATTATATCACACTTTATATCAGACtgattgtgtaaatgtttttaatactttacaaGTATTTATAATTTAGAGTAATTATTAATCACCACATCACCTGTATTCTGCCTTAATATGACAACGAGATTAAAatgtattgtgtgtttgtgcatgtttgtgtgtgtgtgtgtgtgtgtgtgtgtgcgcgcagggCATCTGAGTTGGCTTTTTCACTCGATCCTCTCCCACTGAGTGAGATTCCCTCTTCACCACCAGTCACTGAGGTCACTATGTTTAATTAATCTGACGATCTCTAATCTCTCTATATGAAAAGTGTAccttaaatttatttaagataATAATGATCTATAGATTAGCCGAATATGGTAATTTCAAGAATTTCCACACACTGTTCTCAGAGGCAGTGATGTCACGTCCTCCTTAGACATTGCTTTCTGCGTGCCAAAAGAATCTGTATACGAACTGACTTTTATGGTTAACAATCTTTTAAACAACTCTTAATTTTTCACATAGTGCACTACATGGGAGGACGATAATTTCAAATCAAAAACCCAAGTCAAGGTCTGTTACTGCACCATTCTCAGTCCCTTTTCTGTTCTAATTCTCCTTATGTCTCTGTGTTTAGGATGAAGCTCACGACCTGGATGCTTTGTGTTTGGCAAAGTCATATTTTGACCTCAAGGAATATGACCGTGCAGCGTATTTCTTGCGTGACTGCCACAGTCAGAAAGCGTACTTCCTCTACATGTACTCACGCTACCTGGTGAGGCATTGTCACTGTCACTATATTAAGTGTGTATCGTGTTGGGTGGGTTTTAAGTGTTCTACCAGTATGACCAGTGTTTGTTTGCACTAGTTAGTGTTATGTTTGCTCTGCTGTTTTTagcatttgttttttgtattttttagtctggagagaagaagaaggacGATGAGACAGTGGACAGTCTTGGTAAGACAcacattttttccattattGGTAGTTAAATATTTATAGGATCACAATTATTTTGTGTagcaattcatgtatcgccactGACTcaaatcgattaaaaaaaaatttttcccccaattatttatcattttatttataatatttataataaagatgCACCGATCGATTGGCTTGGTTGGTGTTGGCTGGTTTTCTGTTTGATCGGCCATAACCAGTAATTGGACAATCAGCTTAGGATATAACTGATTTTGTGGTGAGTGTACGAGATTCTGAGTGGcgcaataaaaacatttgttttcagtttttatggCATTGCATTATCAAATATGCGCTGGTTGTCAAGGTGACTTTGAAGGTGTTTGAGGCAGTAATAGGAGTAAATTTagttttagaaataataattatggtggaTACATGCTgccttaggaaaaaaaaaaaaaaaatatatatatatatatatatttgaaatggCTTAAATGTTAagctcttgtatttgaagttagtttgtattgtttaaatactGGCCTACTGCTATAAGGAATGGGCGACAATTAATCTTGTTTAATTTAGTTGTAAATTTGTTGAATTGAATTAAGGTATAAAACTTTAAAGTTATGAcgtgtttttttaaaaggttttttaaagGTCTTATAAAAAAGCATAACAAAtttatagaaaatgtaaaatttatataatgtaaatcGAATCAGCACCAATGTATCATGATGATATCATATTGGGTGGTCGCTGGTGTTTTCCCATTCCTATAGTTTAGATACTGCATTAAGTTTCATTTCTcttatgtgtgcgtgtgtgtttgtgacggtGTCTAGGTCCTCTGGAGAAGGGTCAGGTACGCAACGAAGCATTGAGAGAACTGAGAGTGGAGCTCAGCAAAAGGCACACCGCTGGAGAACTGGACGGATTCACACTCTACCTGTAAATGCGCACACTTCACACATGCCTCAAGCTTTAATGCAGGACTTTTTTCATtctcaaaaatgtttattataccCCTGTACACCAATAGGCAGCTAAAGTTCTTTAATGTAGTTTTGAATTTTACTAATTTGCATGTAAAAAGATCAGTCAAGTAAAGAAATGTTGACAGACCGCCAGTAagtcaaataaacaaataattttttttagtcataTGATGCGGTAGAGACTGTTGGGGATGATGCTAAAATTCATTTCCTATTGACTCATTGTTCTTAATTGTGTCAGTAATgttttctataagtatatatatatacacacacacacacacacacacacacgactatGTGTTTTTATGTATAGGTATGGAGTTGTGTTGAGGAAGCTGGATCTGATGAAGGAAGCAGTAGATGTGTTTGTGGAGGCGACACACTCTCTCCCTTTACACTGGGGCGCTTGGCTCGAGCTCTGCAACCTCATCACTAACATTGATATGGTACACATTCAATACCAGATGCTGTTACTCAACACAACATGATCATTCCTAACACCCAACAAAGGCCATCAGTGCCTTAAATCCCCTCTAAACACTacacaatgttttttaaaaacacaagctCACTTTCAACATCCCACATGCTCCCTGTCATTAGCATACACTCTGAGCAGCACCACACATAGTTTTTCAATAACACAGTCAACACCCTGTGTCATCAAGCTTGT from Clarias gariepinus isolate MV-2021 ecotype Netherlands chromosome 19, CGAR_prim_01v2, whole genome shotgun sequence includes the following:
- the camlg gene encoding calcium signal-modulating cyclophilin ligand, translating into MENERSTAEERGVSAAQRRAEIRRRKLLMNSEQRMNRIVGFNKNDGEKSEHHRVKEPQFHLDLDRNECFSSSLSTKRVSPYVSEVRSEGSILDERKEEDVEETERGVRLRPRGETSSEERSCSPRRGLNTYLSRFDDAMKLRGQLANEKASQENGAEVEEFDSFRLFRLLGSVVLAVCVRVFVCHYLSIFAPFLTLELAYMGLYKYFPKVERKMKTTVLSAALLLSGIPAEVINRSAETYRTMGDVFSDLCVYFFTFITCHEIITAFS